Part of the Flavobacteriales bacterium genome, TAGGAATGTCAAATTTATTGGTTGTTTCTTGTGAGAAAGATGATATTTTTACAGGTTCCCAAGTCGATTTTAGTTTTTCAACAGATACTTTAATTTTCGATACCGTTTTTACCTCAGTAGGTTCTGTTACACGTAGAGTAAAAATCAGGAATCATGAAGACGAAATGGTCAAAATTTCCAATATTTATATCAATAAAACAGAAATTTCTTCTACCCAATGGAAAGTAAATATTGATGGAAACCCAACAACGAATATTAAAGATTTAGAGATTTTTCCAAATGACAGTATTTTTGTTTTCGTAGAAACTACGATCAACCCAAATGCAAATAAAGACCCATTTATTTCGGAAGCTGATTTAGTAGTTGAAGTGAATGAATCTAAGAAAAAAATTCATCTTGTAGCTTGGGGACAAAATGCCCGTTTCTATAACTATAATGCCATCGATAGTTTTTATAATAACAAAGGCGATACCTTTATTTTAAGGCATTTTAGAGTAGATACAGATACTACTTTAACTGCAGATTTACCTCATGTTTTTTATAGAAGCATTGTGGTGAGAAATAATGCTACGCTTACTATTGCCAAAGGTGCTAGAGTTCACATGCACACCAGTACCAATATTATTGTTCACCAAGGTGGAAAACTAAAAATAGAAGGAGAAGGGTTTAATGAAGACCGAGTAATTATTACCAGTACCAGAACAGATGCCGAGTATAAAAACAGACCCGGAAGATGGGGGCTTATTCGAATTTGTCAAGATGCTGGAAAATCGAGTATTAAAAATGCTGAGATAAAAAATGGAACTATTGGTTGCTATCTCGGTTCAGGATATATTGGAGAAAAATTCAATTCTGCTTTAACACCAGAGCTTTCAATAGAAAATTCGATTATTAGAAACCATACAAATCATGGTTTAATTCTTCAATCAGGAAAAGCAAATATTGACAACTCAGAAATATCAGATTGTGGTGAAACACTCATTTTTGCCTATATAGGCGGAATGTACAAAATGAATCATTTGACACTTGCAAATTATTTTAGTGGAAGAAATGCATCCTCAGTAGTTCTCACAAATCATTCTACAGACGAAGATAATGAGATCTTTGAAGAAAAAGCATTAGATTTTAGTATGAAAAATTCTATTGTATATGGTTCCTATACCAATGAATTGATTACCGATAAAAAAGATGGAGTAGGGTGGGACTATGTTTTTGAAAATAATTTAATTCGTTTTGATAACGATAAAATAGACACCTCAAATACGGCGCACTTTGTTAATAATATCTTTAACGAAGATCCAAAATTTATAGAGAGATATGATGATTTTCTTTCAAATTATCGTTTAGATTCCCTTTCGGAAGCCCAAAACAAGGCAAATATCAATTTTTCTAATAATCTCCCTATTGATCTTGATGGAAACAACCGCTTGCAAGATGGTAAACCAGATCTAGGAGCTTATGAACGAGAAGAAAACTAACAGAAAATGAAAATCACAGAATTATTTGCTGAGTATTTTAATCTCAAAGATTATCCAGGTTTTTTTGAATACTTTATTGATACAATAGGTGCTTTTCTTATTGCAATTTCTGTTTGGAGAATATTGCGTTGGACCATCAAGAAATTTGTAAAGGGTTTTGTCCAAAAAACCAAAACAAAATGGGATGATATTATGTTAGAGAAACGCGTTTTCTCTCGAATGTCTCAGGTGTTTCCAGCCTTAATTTTACAAGATAGTATCCCAAAAATTTATGTGGATTTTCCAGAGTTTGCGAATTTTTTCCACAATCTTATGGAAGCGTGGATTATTTTTGTATTTGCCCAAGTAATGATTGCCACAGTAAATGTTTTTGAACATGTGGTAAAACAGTATAACCAATTGAAAGGCAAGCCCGTTGGGAGCTATTTTCAGCTAGTGAGAATTGTCATCTATTTCTTTGCAATTATCTGGATGGTTTCTGTGGTGATACAAAAAGACCCGATGTCTATCATTGCCACATTTGGAGCTTTAACTGCCGTAATTTTATTAATTTTTAAAGATACAATTCTCGGTTTTGTAGCCAGTGTACAAATAGCCTCAAATGATATTGTAAGAATTGATGATTGGATTTCTGTACCCAAATATGGTGCAGACGGAACAGTGCTTGATATTTCTTTAAACACCGTAAAAGTGCGAAATTTTGATAAAACAATTACCACAATTCCTACTTATGCCTTAGTTTCAGATTCTTTTAAGAACTACCGTTTTATGAGCGAAAGTAAAACAAGACGGATTAAAAGATCCATCATTGTGGCATCAAGTTCTATAAAATACTGTGATGATGCTTTACTCTCAAGACTCAAAAAAATAGATATCCTACAAGATTTTTTAGAAGAAAGAATCAAAGAAATTCTAGCTCACAATAAGAGCCATGAGACCAATACAGAATTACTGATCAACGGAAGACATTTGACCAATATAGGCTTGTTTAGATTTTATATAGAATCCTTTATGGCAAATAACCCAAATATTGATAATAATTCTACCCGTATGGTGTTGCAGTTAGCTCAGAATGAAAAAGGAGTGCCTTTACAGCTTTATTGTTTTACAAATACCCCAGAATGGGAAGCTTTTGAAGGAATACAAGCCGATATTTTTGATCATATTTTTGCTGCCGCCAGCCTTTTTGAGTTAGAAATATTTCAAGAACCTTCTAGTTACGATTTGAAACAGATCAAACTTGGATAAACCCACCAGAAATATATCCAGAGTATTTACACTCTATGACCTTTGTGAGAGTATTCAGTCTGTAATTCATAGAACTTATAGTAAGACCTATTGGGTGAAAACAGAGATTGTAAAAGTCAATTTTTATCCAAAATCTGGACATTGTTATCCAGATTTAGTTCAAAAAAATGACGGCAGAGTAAAAGCACAAATTCGCTCTTTTTTATTAGGAGCTATTTACAGGAAAATCAATCATGAATTTCAAGAAAAATGTGGGAGTCCACTAAAATCTGGAATGAAGGTTCTGATGCAAGTTAAACCTCAATTTCATCCAGTGAGAGGCGTTTCTTTGCAAATTCTAGATATAGATCCTAGTTTTACCTTAGGAGAAATGGCTTTGCAAAAGAAAATGGCATTGGCTAAGCTAGAAAAAGAAGGTCTATTAAATAAGAATAAACAACTCTATTTTCCTTTGGTGCCCAAACGGATTGCCGTAATCTCGGTAGTATCTTCAAAAGGTTATCAAGATTTTAAGAAAATTATTGACCAAAATGCTCAGAGATTCCCTATTCATTTGGAGCTTTTTCCTGCTCTTTTACAAGGAGATGAAGCTATTATGTCTATCCAGAATCAATTAAAGAAAATTCAGGCAAGAAGAGCGTTTTTTGATCTAGTTTGTATTATCCGTGGGGGAGGAGGAGAAGTAGGACTGGCTTGTTATGACGATTTTGAGTTAGCAAAATCAGTTGCAAATTTTCCTTTACCATTGTTTACAGGAATCGGACATGCTGCCAATAAAACAGTAACGGAAATTGTGGCTCATAAATCATTTATAACACCCACCGATTTAGCTTTTGAAATTATCCAGAAGTATATCAATCAAGAGGTTCTTTTGAATGAATTAGAAGAAAATCTAGGAAGATCTTTACAGTTTCAAATAGAAGATCAAAAGGAGTATTTGAAAGGGTTGACTTATCATTTCCCAAGAAAGGTTCAAGCTAAATTATTTGACCAAAAAGAAATTCTAAAAGATCTCACTTCAAAATTGAACTTCAATGCTCAAAATTTATTTTGGAATAAAAAAGCTGATTTAAAAGACTTTGAAACGACCTTGTTACAAGATTCTAAAAAAATATTATCACAAAATAAAGAGGAGCTCCAAGAATTTTCTATGCGTAATAAGTCAGCACTTGTTCGTAAATTTACCCATGAAAAGAGTGAATTAGATTTGGCACAAAAAGTGGTTAAAATGATGCATCCTAACCGTATTCTTGCAAAAGGATTTGCTATTGTGCATCAAAATGGGGAAATTATAAACTCCAGTAAAAAGGTTTCATTGGATCAATCTATTGAAATTCAAATGAAAGACGGAAGTATTCACGCAAAAATCAATAAACATGGGAACTAAAAAATTCTCTTATTCAGAAGGTTTTAAAGAGCTACAGAAAATTGTAGAAGAAATAGAAAACGAAGAAATTTCGGTAGATGAACTGGTAGCTAAAGTTGAAAAAGCATCACAGTTATTAGAAAAATGCCGTGCCGTTTTACATAAAACCGAAGAAGAAATTGAAAAAATTTTAGATCCTAAAGATCAAAAGAAAGATTCATGAGAGTTATAGATATCATAGATAAAAAAAAGATAGGAGCGGAGCTTACAGAAGAAGAAATCCGTTTTGTACTCGAAGGATTTGACAAAGGAATCGTACCCGATTATCAAATGTCTGCTTGGCTCATGGCAGTTTATTTTCAAGGTATGACAGATGAAGAAACTTATTTCCTAACAAAAATCTTGATTGATTCTGGAGATACCTTTGATTTCCCAGGAGTAGATGGTGTGCTTGTAGACAAACATTCCACAGGAGGAGTGGGAGATAAGATTACTTTGGCTCTATTGCCACTTATGGCTTCACTAGGGATTAAAATGGCAAAACTGAGTGGTAGAGGCTTGGGTTACACAGGAGGAACTATTGACAAATATGAATCTATAATAGACTGGGAATGGGCAGAAAGTGAAGAGGATATGATTGATTGTATGAATGAAATAGGTTTTTCGTGTATGCAAGCTTCAAAGAATATTCTTCCACTGGAGAAAAAACTCTATGTTTTGCGTGATGCAACGGCAACCATTAATGCGCTACCACTCATGGTGAGTTCTATTCTTTCTAAGAAATTAGCACTACGTTCTGATGTCATTTTGATTGACTTAAAAGTGGGGGAAGGTGCCTTTATCAAAGACGTAAATAGAGCAAGATTATTGGCTGAAAAAATGAAACTTACCGCCGATAGATTCGGAAGAAAAATTGTGGTAATGCTCACCTCCATGGATGATGTTTTGGGATATAATATCGGAAATAGAAATGAACTTGTAGAAGCCAAAGAAACGCTTGCAGGTAGGGTTCACAATAATTTTTCTGAGCTATTATTTAAAATGGCAAAAGAAATTTTACACCAAGTGTATCCGCAAAAATCTGAAACAGCCATCGATCAAGAAATTCAAAAGGTGATTAATAACGGTGATGCCTATGATAAATTTAAGGCTTTTATTGAATACGGAAAAGGAGATAACCGCTATTTGATGCGAGAAAGTGTAGATGAAGAATTTGCTTTGCACAAGAAATATGTATTGGCTCATCAATCGGGATATATTCAAAAAGTACAGGTAGAAGAAATCGGACTTACTTCTATGAAAATAGGCTCGGGAAGAGCCACAAAAGAAGATAGAATCTTATACAGCGCAAGTATCCGTATGCGTGTAAAACTGGGCGAATATATTGAAAAAGGAAGACCGATGATGGTTCTGTTCTCTCCTGTTTCTATAGAAGACAAGGTCTCTTTAGATTCCAAAAAATACTTTGTAATTGGAGATGAACCAATAGAAGAAAAAGAAATTGTTTTGGGAGTGATTAAATAAATTTTTGAAATTCCGAAATCTACTTTCTATGTTGAAATTAGTTCTTTGGAAGAGAATCTGGAGTTTTGTTAGTGGACTTATTTTCTTTTTTGATTCTGATATTTTGACTATGATTCACCGCGTTTAGAATGTATTCTATTGACCAATCCGTTGTACGCTGAAAATCGAAATTTCTGTTACAGAGCCCACGTCTAAGGATATTGTAGATTTCTGTAGAAACTTTAATAAGTTTCTCAAGTTCATCCAAAGAAACTAGTGGAGGGTCCTTTTTAGGATCATAATGAGCATGAACTTGATTTCTAAGGTTTTCTATTTTCTCTATTTGTGTTTTGCTATTTTTTAAACATTTTTTAATTTTTTTTACAGCATTTTTTACATCCTCCTCATTCTTAAACAGTCCATTATGGATTTCCTTTGCGTTTTTGGATAGCTTGTGTTGAATGTATTTATCATATTTCTCATTTTTCAATCGATTTAAAAGTTTATGAATATTAATTTTTTGAGTTTTATTATTTGAAGATAAAACTTTTGAGAGTTGAATAATCATTATAACATTCAATTGATAATAGTAGTGTCTAAAAAAGCCGTGAAGTGCTTTCTTTTGTTTATCCTCTAGTGAATTCAATACCTTAGCATTATTGATGGATATATTTAAATCCACCAATATATTATGTAGATTGTCAAAGTACGTAATTAATTCATTGATTTTTAATCCCATTTCTTTTATAATTTTTTACTAAAAGTAATTTTTTTTTTGATATTAAATTGTAAGAGAATAAAAATTTCAATTATTATCTTTAAAATTCTCATTTTGATACTTTCTGTAACTTGATAATATTGTTTCTTTTTCAATAGCTGTAAGTCCAAAATCAACCTTCATTTTGGGTGGTAAAGAGGGAATACGTTCATCAATCATTAGTACATTTTGAATCAAATATTCTCCAATTTTTTTATCCCTAATAATACAACCAAATTGGTACTCCACTGTGTACACCGTATCTTGGATTGCTTTCAATATCAATTCAGCTTTATTAGAATATTTCTTTTTTTTTAAAAGCCCCTCGTATGCAATTGTTTTTACAGTGCCATTTGGATATTCTGCCAGTTTTAGAAGTTCCGATTCCGTTGCGTTTTCCATTATCCAATGCCTTCTATTAAATTTACTTGTAATTTCATATAATTCTGCGACTTTAATAGAATCTTTTACTTCTTTTCTAATTCCGTTCCAATTATAACTCCAACTAGGTTCGTAATTTGTCACAAAAGCAGTAATAATTCCAATTCCAGCAATTGTCAGAATCGGAAATACGGCTAAAAATTGATTCCGTTTTTGATTATTTCTATATCTTTTTTTCATATTGACTAACACGAGTGTTATAATGTTTCAAAAGCCTTTTTGTTTTTTGGGTTGATATATGAGAAATCGAATTTTAAGCTAATAAAGCCCTTTTCTATGCCCCATATTATAGCCTTCAGACTTTGTTCTGCGAGTATTTTAAGAATTTGTTATGTACTTTCTTCTATAATACATTTCAATTCCAATAATAGTCATTATTTCTGCGGCTATTGATAAATATGAACCCTCGAATCCAAAACCTCCGCCGTTCATCAAATTTTCTTGATTTGTACCAAACTCTATAATCGAATAAAAGTCTTGTCCACTTACATTAAAACCCAAAAGAGTTTGAAACAAATTCCAGCTTAAATGCATGGCAATAGGGAACCATAAGTTCTTTGAATAAATATAAGGTAAACCAAGGGTTATTCCTGCTAAAAATAAATCAAATAATGAGAACAAACTAATACTCGGGTTAGTGATATGTATTAAGGCGAACAAAAGTGACGAAATAATCAACGCAATGTATTTATTAAATGAGGTCATTAAATTTTTCAAAATATAACCACGACAAAGAGTCTCCTCAATCAAAGCAACAACTGTAAATAGAGATATTGAAACTAAAAGTTCTTTTAAATCAAAATGTATTTTTATAAAAAATATTTCATTCAGTTGGATTAAAATTATATATCCCAAGGACATAATAATTAAACCTATAAGTATACCAACTATAAATTCTTTTAATCTACCATTAGTCTGGAAACCAAGCTCAAAAAAGTGTTCTTTGTCTATGTATTTCATAAATAGCCAGAGAAGTAAAAATGTCCCAAGTAAATCAAAAATACTTATTACTAATTGCTGATTTGAAGTTTCATTAGATTCAATACTTGTAAAGTCTGCTCCCGAAATTTGAGCACCAATTAGTTGAAACACTCCCACAATAACCACATAAGGAATTATTAATAATAATATCCTTTGCCATCCTGTTATCTTACCTTTTTCTATATTCATTACTAATTATATACAATGAAATTTACTCAAAAACTCCATAATTATCTTCTTGACTCATCTCCTGAGATTCATTGGCTTTAAGCCACCATTTTTTCTTTCTGTTCCTAAATTACATTCTTTTTTCCGATAAAGGATTTCAAATAACCTTTTGATGCCTCAGAAGTTTTTGTTGGACTGGCTTATAGCCTTTAGGCGTTGTTCTGCGAGTAATCTGAATACACAAGTTAAAATAGTAGTTATTTTAAATACTATTGCCTTACGCTTTCGATTAATGGAAATTTCATTCTTTTCTTTTGCCAATCTACTAATTTGAATAATTGACATAATGAATAGAATCAATACAAGACCAAATCATTCAAATGCAAAGTGTTGTTTATTAATATTGTAGATTTTTTTTTAAAAATACAACTATTCAAACTTTTATCCTATTTTTCAATTCTATACAGTAATAACTCCTCATCATCATTTGGAATTCTAGTTGTTCCAATAAGTTTTAGACCGAGTTTTTCTAAAAGTTTTTGAGAAGAAATATTCTCTTTCATCGTAATAGCACTGATGATCTGAATATCAAATTCACGAGAAGCAATTTCCATTAATTTATTTGATGACTCAAATGCATAACCCATTTTTTCATATTCGGGAAGAAATGCAAATCCTATATCAATTCCTTCTAAACCTTCTCTATCATATAATCCACAAGTTCCAATTTTTTGATTGTCTTGTTTTGTAATTAAAGTATAATTTGAATAGCCAAGTCTTTCTAATTGTGGAATCATTTTTTCTTTTATATATTCTTTTGCATGTTCAACTGATTTAATGTTTCTATCTCCAATAAATTTCAACCATTTTGGTGTGTTTAGTAGTTTGAAAATAAATTCAGAATCACTTTCATTTGTAGGTCTTATAGTGAGCCTCTCTGTCTCAAAAGATTGATATTTCATTTTCATCAATTGTTATAACGATTTATATGATTGTTCGTTGAGTGATTTAACGGCTATCTATCAAAAGTACATAAAAACTATAAAATTCCTTAATTTTTAGCAAGTTAAAGATTTCAAAAAAGACCTTTGAACATTCAAAAATCTTTTGATATTTTCTAATAAAGTCCTGTTTAGAAGGATTTGTTAATGCGGATTGTTTTCAGGACAGATTATCTAGTTCAGATTTTGCCCTGCGAGGAATTTAGAGACTGGTTATTATGTGTCGTTCTTTTTTAATCTGCTTCTTCACTATTAATTCTCCAAGGCGGGTTCAGTCGATTTTCTCCTCCGTAAAATAATATCAGTTGATTTCCATCAACATCTTTTAATCTAGCTTCTCTCCAAAGCCAACTTTGGTCTGTCGGTTCTAGGTCAAATTGAATTCCGTTCTTTTTTAATTGCTTAACTTGTTCATCAAGGTTTTCACACTCAAAATAGACATATATTCCATCTCCTTGGGGTAATTTTTTCGTCTGATGAATTGAAAAAGTAGAGTTCCCATTTGGACATTCAAATCGTGCATAATGAGGAAGAGCCTCAACAATCAATTTTAGTCCTAATTTTTCATAAAATGGAATTGATTTTGTTAAGTCTAATGAGGGAACAGTTATTTGGTTTAAGTTCATTTTCTATCGTTTACGTTTCATTACTTCACACAACGGTAATGAGAAGAGTAGGACGTAGCGACAGTAAGTCTTCCTTCTTATTTATTATGTGCGCCTTGAATGGTAAATATAATCCTTTTCGAAAAGAAAATGATGTTCCCAATGGTTTACAGCCCCTGATACGAGGAAGTAACGATACTAAATAAAGTAAGTGTGGCAAGGTTGTTACCCCAGTTCCCGCCAACGAAAACACACAGTAAGTTGCTCCTGCCAATTTTTAATTGGTAGCCGTACTGAGAAATAAAAAACTACAAAGCACTCAACAAATAATCATTGAGTGTTTTGTTTTTCTTATAAAAAGGTAATTTGGTTTGATTATCTGTGTTAGAAATTGGTGGGAGCGAGGGTACGGTTATTTATTATATTCAATAATTATTGGTTTTGCTATATTTTCAATTCTTCTAATTTGATTTTTAGTCAGAAATCTATAGGACGAAGGTCTTAATGTAATATCATCACCCCGCTGTGAAATCAATTCTATTAATATTTCCTTTACAATCACTTCCTTTGAAAGTTTTTTTGCAGAAATATTTAATTGTGAGTTTAAAAATTCAAATCTAACTGGTCTTGGAAATCTTGATTTATGGGGCTCTTGATTTTGAATATGAACAATTTTTATTCCTTTTGATAAATTTGGAATTATCTCAAATAGCTTTTTAATTTCTTTAGTTGAAATAAGATAATTTTCATTATCTTTTAATTTGTCAAATATAACTTTCACTGCTTTATATTTTTGTAGTTTATCTTTCAATTTTCACTCCGATAATTGCTTTAAGGTTGTTTCCTTGATAATCAGCAATTTTATAAGTAGAAATAATAAGGTCACAATTTTGTTTTATGAGCAATCAGAACTCTTAGTTATTATCAACAGTTTTTTCTTTTTAATAATCGGTTACAGTATACGACCATTTCTGATCTGTCGAAAAATTTATTTGTCCTTTAAATACAAAGTCGTAAATATCTGATTCAACCGTCCAAATATCTTTATCCTTACGTATAAATGTTATTTTTTCTGCCTTGTCTAATGGGTTTATTCCATTGTCTGGAGCAAAAGCAATTAGTTGCCAAAAAAGTCTTGAATTAGAAGGATTCTCAGGTGACACTAAAGTATCTAAAGTATCGAGTTCTATGAGCAGAGATTGAATGCTATATATGTCTGTCAGTTCCTTTCCTTCCTTGAATACTGGATTTTTCTCAGTCGTCACGACAAAGACATGATTGTGTCCTTCTGCGATCTTGTATTCATTTTCAACAGTATCAATGTCAAGAGTCGAATTTTCGAATGTCTTTAAAGTTGTACTGATTTCCCAATGGTCAACATAGTCGCTAATATTCATATTGTCTGATTGGATACAACTTGTTAAAAGTAGTATCAAGGCTGTCACTATTACTATTAAATTCTTCATTGTCTTTTTAATGCCATATAACGGATCGACTGTATCGAGAGTACTTACGATGGAAACTTTCTCTGATCACAGCGGTTTTCCCTTAAATATGTTTGTTAATTTACTCCAAAGAATTGACTTACTTTTTCTTTGATTCAAATAATTCTACACAAATATGCCATTGTAGAAGTTCTGTGAATTTATCGTAGTTAATCAATTTTTTGTTTCTTTTTCTACTTGTATGTGAGCCCATTTTAAAGGTTGATCATCGTTTTTATTGTTTAAGATACATTCAAAAAGGTTTGATTTATCTTCAAATGGACCTACAAATTTCCAATTTAAATACCCTGTGTCCCATAATTTGTTTGCCAGTATAAGAGCAGTGTACACTAGGTTTTTATTATCTGACTCAGACGTTTCAATTTTGAAGTCTGCTTGAAATTGGTTATCAATTTTGTGGTATCTATTGATTTTTATGTCAATAAGCCTATGTCCGATTTTACCTTCATATAGATTTATATATTTCTCAAGTTTTCTCTTGATTTTTGTTTGAAAGTTTATTGTGAATCTTATTGTCGTCATTTTATTCTTATGCATCTAACCGTTAAGTATATGGCGCGTTTTAATACATTTTTACATAGTGCATGTATCACGAATGGTAAATTTAATCCTTTTCGAAAAGAAAATGATGTTCCCAATGGTTTAAAGTCCCTGATGCGAGGAAGTGACGATACTAAATAAAGTAAGTGGCAAGGTTGTTACCTGTAAGGGTAGGGTATCACCACAAAAAGACTTGTACAACGTGAATTTATAAGTCTATCAAACTACTCTCCCAAGTAAGTATCATTATTGAACCGCCGTATACGAGACCCGTACGTACGGTGGTGTATTCAGTTGTTTTAATTTTATAGGTTTTCATGAATCGCTTCGCTTATTTGAGAGGCGAACTCCATCAGTTTAGTTGGCGGAGCGGTCTACTCGATTGTGGTGTCGTTTTAATTTTTTAAGCAATTCTAATCACTCGACACTTTTGACATAAAGGATATTCTTTTAGTAAGGGTTTGATTCGATTGTGCATTTCATCAAAACTTTCTCCATACAAGTATAAAGAAGTTTCTTCTCCTTCCCAATAACTCGCAATGTGACCTGTTTTAAAATCACCCAATAGACGTTCTATTTCTTGATATACAAAATTCACATCGCAGTCTTTGTAAATTGCTTCATCTAAATCTTTACCATTTAAGTATAGTCCTAAACCTTGATGAACTCCAAAAGGTATTTTTCTAACCTCTGTATTTTTATTCTTAGGGTAAATAATTATTTGCGAGCCTATAGGTGTTAACATAGCTTCCATTACACCCATAATAGCTTCAATGTTTTCGTCAGAATCTTCGGCAAGCTGTATTTCTATATCACAAGATGCTATTTCTCCATTTGGTTCTTGTAATGTTCCGCCACCTGTAACTTCTGCTTCAAAATCTAATTTTTTCAACGCCTCTTGCAATGCATCTTCTAAATCATGTCGATGCAATGGTTGTAATTTCGCGTTCAAATTTATCGTTAAGTTCAGCATAATATTTTCCTTAAGCTATTTCTGTTTCTTTTTTTGAAGTACCGCCAATGGACTTGGCTATGCACAGAACGGGATTTAGTAGGTGTTTATTTTGCCTAGTCACCGAACCTGCGAGCCACTTTTTATATTGTTATTTTTTTGAACTAAGTTACAAAATTTGCGAGCGTTGCAGGTAATCAAACCCCTTGGCATAAGAACCTAACACCCGTATTGGGTATAGGCGTTGTTTAACTAAAACCCATTTCATGGGTAGCTTTTCTCAAAAGTACATAAAACTACAAAATTCTCTAATTTTAAGAAATTTAAAGATCATGAAAAAATCCCGATGTTTCGGGATCTTCAGATTTGCTCTGCGAGCAATCCAAAGACTTAGTTATTGTAGCTCGTTTTTTTTAGAAGTATGTTTTTACTGCAAATTCAAACTGCGTTATAAAAATTTCTTTAAATCTTGATATGTTGTTCTGTTCGTAGAAGAGTAGCATAGCTTTTTTATAATCAATTGAGTCAACCGTTCTAAATGATAATGGACAATAGTTTTCGTTCATTAAAATTGCGTTGCTTACAATTCGAGCAGTTCTTTTGTTTCCATCCATAAATGGTTGTATATAAGAAATTAAAACTAGTGTTAGTAGTGCTTTTTCAAATATGCTTTTCTTTGAGTTTATTAACATACAAGTTTGCTCTAAAGCCTCTAAAATCTGAAATTGATTCTCGAGAGGTCTGTAATTTGTTCCTGAAATACCAACTCTTCGTTTTCTTAAATTTCTTTCAACTCCAAGTTCTTTCATTAAAACACTATGAATATCCTCAATTGTTGAAACAGATAAAGGATGCAAGTAATCTGAGTTTTTAATGATAAAATCTAAGGCGTCTTTGTGGTTTAAAAGCATAGTTGCTTCTTCCTTGGTTTTTCCAGAGGCGGTTTCTTTTTCTTTCAAAAGTCTCTCTGTTTCGAGCAAAGAATAGGTATTCCCTTCAATTTGAGAAGATTTCCAGCTTAAATCGATTGCTAATCTA contains:
- a CDS encoding CPBP family intramembrane metalloprotease; translation: MNIEKGKITGWQRILLLIIPYVVIVGVFQLIGAQISGADFTSIESNETSNQQLVISIFDLLGTFLLLWLFMKYIDKEHFFELGFQTNGRLKEFIVGILIGLIIMSLGYIILIQLNEIFFIKIHFDLKELLVSISLFTVVALIEETLCRGYILKNLMTSFNKYIALIISSLLFALIHITNPSISLFSLFDLFLAGITLGLPYIYSKNLWFPIAMHLSWNLFQTLLGFNVSGQDFYSIIEFGTNQENLMNGGGFGFEGSYLSIAAEIMTIIGIEMYYRRKYITNS
- a CDS encoding mechanosensitive ion channel family protein, whose protein sequence is MKITELFAEYFNLKDYPGFFEYFIDTIGAFLIAISVWRILRWTIKKFVKGFVQKTKTKWDDIMLEKRVFSRMSQVFPALILQDSIPKIYVDFPEFANFFHNLMEAWIIFVFAQVMIATVNVFEHVVKQYNQLKGKPVGSYFQLVRIVIYFFAIIWMVSVVIQKDPMSIIATFGALTAVILLIFKDTILGFVASVQIASNDIVRIDDWISVPKYGADGTVLDISLNTVKVRNFDKTITTIPTYALVSDSFKNYRFMSESKTRRIKRSIIVASSSIKYCDDALLSRLKKIDILQDFLEERIKEILAHNKSHETNTELLINGRHLTNIGLFRFYIESFMANNPNIDNNSTRMVLQLAQNEKGVPLQLYCFTNTPEWEAFEGIQADIFDHIFAAASLFELEIFQEPSSYDLKQIKLG
- a CDS encoding thymidine phosphorylase, yielding MRVIDIIDKKKIGAELTEEEIRFVLEGFDKGIVPDYQMSAWLMAVYFQGMTDEETYFLTKILIDSGDTFDFPGVDGVLVDKHSTGGVGDKITLALLPLMASLGIKMAKLSGRGLGYTGGTIDKYESIIDWEWAESEEDMIDCMNEIGFSCMQASKNILPLEKKLYVLRDATATINALPLMVSSILSKKLALRSDVILIDLKVGEGAFIKDVNRARLLAEKMKLTADRFGRKIVVMLTSMDDVLGYNIGNRNELVEAKETLAGRVHNNFSELLFKMAKEILHQVYPQKSETAIDQEIQKVINNGDAYDKFKAFIEYGKGDNRYLMRESVDEEFALHKKYVLAHQSGYIQKVQVEEIGLTSMKIGSGRATKEDRILYSASIRMRVKLGEYIEKGRPMMVLFSPVSIEDKVSLDSKKYFVIGDEPIEEKEIVLGVIK
- a CDS encoding VOC family protein yields the protein MNLNQITVPSLDLTKSIPFYEKLGLKLIVEALPHYARFECPNGNSTFSIHQTKKLPQGDGIYVYFECENLDEQVKQLKKNGIQFDLEPTDQSWLWREARLKDVDGNQLILFYGGENRLNPPWRINSEEAD
- the xseA gene encoding exodeoxyribonuclease VII large subunit, producing MDKPTRNISRVFTLYDLCESIQSVIHRTYSKTYWVKTEIVKVNFYPKSGHCYPDLVQKNDGRVKAQIRSFLLGAIYRKINHEFQEKCGSPLKSGMKVLMQVKPQFHPVRGVSLQILDIDPSFTLGEMALQKKMALAKLEKEGLLNKNKQLYFPLVPKRIAVISVVSSKGYQDFKKIIDQNAQRFPIHLELFPALLQGDEAIMSIQNQLKKIQARRAFFDLVCIIRGGGGEVGLACYDDFELAKSVANFPLPLFTGIGHAANKTVTEIVAHKSFITPTDLAFEIIQKYINQEVLLNELEENLGRSLQFQIEDQKEYLKGLTYHFPRKVQAKLFDQKEILKDLTSKLNFNAQNLFWNKKADLKDFETTLLQDSKKILSQNKEELQEFSMRNKSALVRKFTHEKSELDLAQKVVKMMHPNRILAKGFAIVHQNGEIINSSKKVSLDQSIEIQMKDGSIHAKINKHGN
- the xseB gene encoding exodeoxyribonuclease VII small subunit, which encodes MGTKKFSYSEGFKELQKIVEEIENEEISVDELVAKVEKASQLLEKCRAVLHKTEEEIEKILDPKDQKKDS
- a CDS encoding GNAT family N-acetyltransferase, with the protein product MKMKYQSFETERLTIRPTNESDSEFIFKLLNTPKWLKFIGDRNIKSVEHAKEYIKEKMIPQLERLGYSNYTLITKQDNQKIGTCGLYDREGLEGIDIGFAFLPEYEKMGYAFESSNKLMEIASREFDIQIISAITMKENISSQKLLEKLGLKLIGTTRIPNDDEELLLYRIEK